One part of the Xylocopa sonorina isolate GNS202 chromosome 10, iyXylSono1_principal, whole genome shotgun sequence genome encodes these proteins:
- the LOC143427893 gene encoding protein Wnt-4, translated as MRPIVTTILFIPLLFVAWQNGVQANWWYLGVEPRLNSGSGPGSGVEGQPQIVGAGVIGPASAEKNCKSVHLTTKQQAICSRSPPVLQAVSAGARLAIEECQHQFRSARWNCSISPENPDNVFGGVMLVNSREAAFVYAISAAGVAYSVTRACSRGELTDCSCDNRVRTRRPNNWQWGGCSEDIRFGEKFSREWSDGGEEPVKEGVLHGPKGMAGQLMRKHDSEAGRRAVRSKMQRVCKCHGMSGSCSVRVCWRRLPAFRVAGAALAALHEGAALVRLAQRGGRRPARLRPARPDLKLPNKTDLVYLEDSPDYCEKNITLGIPGTRGRICNRTSLGLDGCRLLCCGRGYQTRVRDVSETCNCRFVWCCHVKCEACRHKREEHVCN; from the exons GTACCTGGGAGTAGAGCCGCGGCTGAATAGCGGATCGGGGCCTGGAAGCGGTGTCGAAGGCCAACCGCAGATCGTCGGCGCGGGTGTAATCGGCCCAGCGAGCGCCGAAAAGAACTGCAAAAGCGTGCACCTGACCACGAAGCAGCAGGCGATATGCTCCCGCTCACCACCGGTCCTGCAG GCAGTCAGCGCGGGCGCGAGATTGGCCATCGAGGAGTGCCAGCACCAGTTCCGATCGGCCAGATGGAATTGCTCCATCAGTCCGGAAAATCCGGACAACGTCTTCGGCGGCGTGATGCTAGTCA ATAGTCGCGAAGCAGCATTCGTATACGCAATATCAGCGGCTGGGGTTGCTTACAGCGTCACCAGAGCCTGTtccaggggcgaactcaccgaTTGCTCGTGCGACAACCGAGTCAGAACACGCCGCCCGAATAATTGGCAATGGGGCGGCTGCAGTGAG GACATTCGCTTTGGGGAGAAGTTCTCGCGGGAGTGGTCCGACGGTGGCGAGGAACCCGTGAAAGAGGGTGTATTGCACGGGCCCAAAGGGATGGCTGGCCAGCTGATGAGGAAGCACGATAGCGAAGCTGGCAGGCGCGCGGTCCGTTCGAAAATGCAACGCGTGTGCAAGTGTCACG GTATGTCTGGTTCGTGCAGCGTACGCGTTTGTTGGAGAAGACTACCTGCGTTCAGGGTAGCAGGAGCAGCCCTGGCCGCGTTGCACGAAGGCGCAGCGTTGGTACGATTGGCGCAACGCGGCGGAAGAAGACCTGCTAGATTGAGGCCTGCCCGTCCAGACCTTAAACTGCCTAATAAAACGGACTTGGTGTATCTCGAAGATAGTCCTGACTACTGCGAAAAAAATATCAC aCTCGGTATTCCCGGGACAAGGGGAAGGATATGTAACCGGACGTCCCTCGGGCTGGACGGATGTCGATTACTGTGTTGCGGCCGAGGCTACCAGACGAGAGTACGGGACGTGTCTGAGACGTGCAACTGTCGTTTCGTCTGGTGTTGTCACGTGAAATGTGAAGCGTGCCGGCACAAGCGAGAAGAGCACGTGTGCAATTAG